Within the Miscanthus floridulus cultivar M001 chromosome 17, ASM1932011v1, whole genome shotgun sequence genome, the region agaacgggggggggggggggggggggggggaggtgtGAGATGGGAGATTACATATCCATGATCGATCTCCAAAACGCTCTCAGAGCGTTATCTTTCAAAGGCAAGCGGCAGCTCCAGGACCTGATTGCCTCTCTGCAGGCCGTGATGAGCCTGTTCAGGTCGGGGGGAGGCTGCGGAACACGACGTCGTGTCGATGCTTCTAGAGCTCCCAGCAGTAAAGTAGTACCAGGGGGCTCACCGCAGAGGGTGGAACGTgtggtggcggggacgtcttccaAAGCTCAGTGACCGGGGCGATCAGGCTTGGTTGCCATCCAATGCGTCTCCAGAAGGCTTTAGCGAACGGGCACCCAGAGATGATGTGATCGGCATTTTCATCAGCGCCCACAGGTTGTCTCCTGTAAGATGTTCTTGCGACGGAGGGCTGTCTTGCACTGGATGCGATCCTTGGTCAGGACCCAACCGAAAAACTTGACGCGAGGGGGTGGGGGGGCGGCGAAGCTCCGCCAGATGAAGTCGAAGGAGGGGCAGGTTTGGTCACCACGCATTGACGCCTTGTAGATGAGCCCAGACCAGAGCCGGTGGTCCGGAGTTTCGAAGCAGCACCGGTGCTCGTCCGGCCTCTCCGAAAGCTCGACGTCGATCAGGAGCAGACTTAGGTGCTCCAGCTCCTCAGTAGCTTGGGTGGAGAGGTGGCGTTGCACCATGTTCCTCACCGCGTACGACGTCGTGCACGGACGTTGCAGCCCCCGTCACATGACTGTGGAGAGCCGGCATGAGGCCTGCAATGGGGCATCCAACAGCCAGGTGTCCTTCCAGAAATCCGTGTTGCGCCCATCGCCCACAGTGACTGTCGTCATTTTTTGGTATGCTGGGAAGAGTTGCCGTAGAGCCGTCCAATGAGCTCTGGCGAGGTTGCCCCCCAGGTCATGGAGCGTTGCTTGGGTGGCCACCCAGCGTGCCCAGGCCGAGCAGCCTGGATGGTGTAGGCGATTAATTAGCTTGAGTAGCAGGGCGGCATTTTGTGTCTCCAGCCGCTTGACGCCCAGGCCACCATCCTCCTTCAGCTCGCAGACTTCTTCCCACGCGATGAGGCATTGGGCTCCCGACGTTCGGTCAGTGCCCGACCACAGGAAAGCTCTGCGCTTGGCGTCAATTGCTGCACAGACCCCCGGCGGCAGGAGCATGGCACCCATGGCGTACGTTGGCAGACTGCTGAGCACGGCATTGACGAGGACCACGCGCCCGGCAGAGAAGCTTTCCAACCGGCAAGGTACCTGTCCACTTTGGCGATCAGGGGCGCGAAGGCGGACAGTTGCAGCTTGGTATTGGACAGAGGCAGCCCCAGGTATGTCTGTGGAAAGCTCCCTCGCCGGCAGTGTAGGATGTTCACCAGGTCATTCACACGGCCCTCATCCACATTCATGGGAGTGACGGTGCTTTTGGTGAAGTTGATGGCGAGGCCCGTGGCCGCGGCGAAGCTGTCTAACTCTTCAGTTGTTGAGCGGAACCAGAGTCTGCTCGGACAACGACAATGGTGTCATCGGCGTATTGGAGCACAGCACATGGCCCGTCGTCGGAGAGGGGGTGCCGGATGGCCCTGTTGTTCTTGATCAGCGTCTGAAGGACGTCGGCGACAAGGAGGAACAGGTACGGCGAGAGGGCATCACCCTGCCGCAGCCCTCGTCCACAGGTGATCCATGGTCCTGGCACCCCATTGACCAAAACCGCAGATTTTGATGTTTCAAGCAGGGCCTTCATCCACCGAATCCATTTGTCTGGGAACCCTCGGGCACATAGGATTTGCAGCAAGCTCTCCCAATTGACGGAGTCGAACGCCTTGGCAAAGTCAAGCTTGACGACAAAAGCCTGGCATTAAATTTTCATGTACGTTTCTGTAGACAAGCTAAGTACGGATATACTAAAATCACCAACTTGTATGTTAGAGTGCACTTAACAGAACAATAAAACAAGTTATAAGAACATTACTACTACAATTGGCAAAAGCACAACTTGTGCATCAGTGTACCACCATCCCATTTGCATAGCAGGTGCAATCAAGGTGTGAGGAATTATTACACAACACTACGTTTGGGATTTGGCCAAATGCAGACGTGCAAAACTAGAgtagggatggggatggggatgggatcaGTAACGCGTACTGGTGGCGCCGACGAAGGCGAGGAGGAAGTAGAAACCAAAGAGCGTGAGCCCGGGCGCGGTCTTGGACCTGGTCATGAAGTAGAGGAAGCCCAGGTAGGGGAAGAGCGAGACGGCGAAGAGCTGCGACGCCACGCTCTGGGAGTCCATCGTCGGCGCCCACGGGTCCACGGGCAGCAGCCCGCACCGCACCACCCCCGCTCTCCTCGGCGCCCTTGGCCTCGTGCTGCGGCGAGTGCGCCCAATGCCATAGCCTCCGCCAAAGGTCGCCGCGGGGAGCCGCCGCGACCGTGCGcacgggcacggcggcgcggcgcaGGTGGTAGCCAGCATTTGGGCGTGGTGGGGATCAGGGGGTGGGTGCTTTGCCGAGTTTGGGTGGCTCCCGTTGGTCCCCGGATGATGATGCACCTAAATGGAAAAGGGCAACAGTAGTCCAGGACTCAGGACGAGCCTTTCAGCCCAGTAAAGCTTCAGAGTGGGCCGTGGGTCCATGGGCTGGAAAAAAGCATCACGCGCCGCATCCCTCGTACAGTGTCGTATTCTGATTTTCCTCCTCAATTACCGAGTCGAATTCcaataaaaaaaaatacaaagTTGAATTTGTAACCAGCTTCAATTTTTGAAAATCGTTTGTTTTTGCACTAAGACGGATTTAGACAACGGTTTTATGTAATGGGATGACACGTCAGCAACACCCCGTCAGTTGTGAGGCGTAAATCAGACTTCATTGATAGTTGATGTTTAATAAGTGTTAAAATTGTGTCGGTTTAATTTTTTATTGATTTAAGTTTCGTCAGTTATAAAATTGTTAAAAATACTCTAATTTTTTGGTACAgatataatacaaaagaaatcaACTAGATGGCCAGATTCGTCAAGTTTCCATAGTTTGGTGGTCAGCGACGATGTTTGATTTTTGAGTTAAAATCGGAATCTCGCAACGATCAAAACGGATTACTCCATTTTTCAAACAATGGACAACCGGATGTGAATGTCCACCCGCCGTGTAGGTGTAGATGTGGTAGATTCGATGGCAGGAGGGAGATAGAGAGATACCGATACGTCCAGATATCGTCCAGCATCACGGCCAACTGCGGTTAACTACTTTCCATGATTGGGTTAGAAACATGTTACTCTCAGTCACCATCTAAACGAGTAAATTGCACGCCAGCGTGCAATTGATGCTCCTCATGTCAAAAAAACTGTGGTGTGGTGGTTGGTGCACTATATCTAGCCATTTTAACCAATTTAATTAATGACGGCACGTCAAATACCATACCATCACAAGCTACTATTGCTCGTTCTTTTCTATATGTCATATTAGCTTGTCAAATATTACTGTTTTTGACCacctttaaaaaaatatatagtttCACAACATATAAGTTACGGAATATATATTATCAAAGTATTTTTATAGCTAAAACATAAATCTTATATcataaatttatttttttaaacgATGGTCAAAGATATTATTAATTACCATTTGATTTAGGACAAAGGTGGTAGGACGAATATTTGCGCATGATCGGCTACGACGCGAAATGCGTTGAGTTGATCTTTCACGGAGCGTCCACGTCCATTCCAGTTCCAGGGTGGAAATTAACTGATTAGCTGAATTGGAACTAGGAGATTCCCAGCTGAATCTAGCGTGATCTAGATGGCTCGATTATAAACATGGCAGGCAGTAATCGTCAGGGTTCCCGTGGCGCTAGCACGAATAATGGCCGTGGACCGGGccaaggaggcggcggcggagcacaAGAAGCcggcggcgcaaccgccgtggccGTGGGACTGCGGGACCCCGCTGTACGACGCGTTCGAGCTCGCGTCGGTGCACCGCGTCCTCGACACCCACCTGATGGCGCTGCCGTTCCCGCGGCCTCCGAGGCGCGACGACGCCGACGACGCGGCGGtcctggccgtggccgtggcgaaGAGGGCGACCGCGCGGAGCCGCCGGCGCAGGCGGAGCGCCGTGGGCGTGGCCAAGGCCGCGACGCGGACGGGCAAGGCGGTGCTGCGCTCCTTCATCTGCGGGTCGGTGGCCTGTGGCCGGAGGCTGTGACTGCGAGGACGCACCAGGAGCCCGCCCGGCGCCCGCCGGTCGTGTTCGCGCGAGCTGCCACAGCTAGCCCGCTGCCTGGTACTGCTACGGCTACGGCGTCCGTGTCGCGCTGCTGGGAGCAGGTGGAGCGGAGCAGGGCGAGCGGGCCGGTTTGGATTGGAATGATTTGGATGGAGATGGTTGGACAAAATGTTACTGTCCATCTTCAAGTTAGATTTCCATTGCCATCGGTTCCTTTTTCTTTCAGACTCGTTTCGTTTTCAGTTCGTCGTGTTGACAGCGTGCGCGATTATGCCGGttagcttcgctgaaaaaaagccGAAATACtctttcggctgatttgttgggagagaaaagcactgttccagctaaaaaaacaagctgaaaaagacggattatattAATTGTCAGCGAACAGTGACGAAAATACCTCGTAATAGTAATTCTTAACTCATAAGCTACTTTCAGTTCTATGTACACTACACTCCTACGCAAACTGACGTCTCAAATAAAGTTCAGTGAATCGATCTGCTGCCTACTGCGCGAGCTTGTGTAAGGGCCATTTTGGCGGCCATTTTGGCAGCGGATCGGATTCAGCTCCTCCCAAAATAGCTTCGGAACCGGGGTTTCTCTAAAGTAGCTAAAGCACTTTTCAAAAACGATTAACAAAACGGAGAGGAATCGCTCCACATTCCTGTTGGCTTCAGGGACGGACGAAACCATTTTCACCGGCTCTAATAACTCCGTATGGATTCAATGACACGACAGCCATCTCAAACAGCGGCCGCCGAGCGCTGGTGATGGATGTATGTATACAGCCCAGGTCTTGTCTTCATTCTAGTCGTTCGTTCAATCAGTAGCGCTTCAGACGTTCATTCAGAgaaaaggtccaacaacggtgGTTGGGAGTTCGGAGTTAGGAGCTCAGAAGAACGAGCAGGTGGTATTCAGTATTCACACCGGAGACAGCCATTAGCCCATGGCCGTATACTTAAGGCACTAGCTTCACTTCCGTTTCAAATCATAATTGACTGTACTTTCAGTGGGGGGGAAAAAGAGAAAAACTACAGTTTCAGAAGAAATGCAGCTCGCCAGTGCTTTTCAGACTGGGTGACGGATGGATCTTGTCATGGGTGGTAGATGGATGCTTGAATTTATCggtcatggtacaatattttctctcacaataaattaacgAACAATACTTTttattagattgatctccacccaGTTGACCCAATGGCCAATTGGACCcttgatccacgccctgatcaGGAACGAACAACCGTTCTCCTGActgatgggcccccgtcgcatagcgctataaagaggaaggtAGAGACCGGGGcacaaggtacgaggttcactgTAGCCGCATGTTCCCCACCGATGtcctaaccctagaccgatcgagaAGGTGCGCTGTGAGCGACGAGAAGCGCCATTGCCTTCATCGCCGCCATTGGACCACGCCTCCACGTCGCTGCTACGTCATCGGCGGCGCTATGGCCGCGACACTACGTTGGATGAGGTACATCAGCAAGTTCTTTGTCCAGTTAAGTTTTACCCCTTAGACCTACGCCTAGATGATCCTATCAACGTTGTCAatagtatcagagcgaggtttcttctagtgtgtagatctagtttAGGGTAGACCAGAacgagaaaggaaaggaagggGTTTTCCTACCAGGGAACCGCCCACACCGTCACCGCAGCCAGTCGTCGCCTCAACGTCGCGCGAGAAGTCACCCTGAGCCGCCGCGGGTGCGAGGAGAAACtgtctaaccctaaccctaaccctaacccgaagTGAGTTGAGAAAGAGGGCCGGCAGGACCTACTGTTCTCACCTGCTGGCCACCACTGCCGGCGGACGGATGGCGTCGCACAGAAAGCAAAGGCTGAGCCACCACACGGCGCTGTTCTGTCAGCGCACGGGCCGGGGCTCAGGGCACCGCCCCACGGCCGCTCGACATCGGCGCGCTCACCCTCGGGCgagcgcgcgccggcgagggggcctgcgtgtaacacccctggtgttacaatCTTGCTTATCACCGAGGTTTAGGTCCGAGAAGGAATAGCCTAATAAGTTTtcaggttttaaaaatttataacgcacgtgaggcgaaaaacaatttctatgaacaaagatcaaacataacttgtatttagtacttaaataaaaaatgaagtacaagtttagtagatggaaatgcgactttaacttttggaaaatagatgttgttaactagtgttttgggagctcaaaaatcaaatttgacgttaagataaactcttttcgttaagtcggtaaacacttgaactattgttaaaatatcatttttggtgaattatattgagcaaaacagttaaatggtgcttaaatattttgctcctacgggttagtataaggtatggactattgcatgaagt harbors:
- the LOC136517996 gene encoding uncharacterized protein isoform X2 → MLATTCAAPPCPCARSRRLPAATFGGGYGIGRTRRSTRPRAPRRAGVVRCGLLPVDPWAPTMDSQSVASQLFAVSLFPYLGFLYFMTRSKTAPGLTLFGFYFLLAFVGATTKVHYGTSLSNVDWLHGSAESLLTLTNLLIVLGLRGALRKLEEEDANGRISEASQDSKEKSSV
- the LOC136517996 gene encoding uncharacterized protein isoform X1, whose translation is MLATTCAAPPCPCARSRRLPAATFGGGYGIGRTRRSTRPRAPRRAGVVRCGLLPVDPWAPTMDSQSVASQLFAVSLFPYLGFLYFMTRSKTAPGLTLFGFYFLLAFVGATIPAGIYAKVHYGTSLSNVDWLHGSAESLLTLTNLLIVLGLRGALRKLEEEDANGRISEASQDSKEKSSV